The stretch of DNA CGCAGCGCCTTGCCGGAGGGCGTGGTGCCGAAGCGCAACCCGTCGGTCTCGGCCGGCGCCGGGTTCGGGGCGGACGCCACGGGCATCATCGCCTCGAACTCGAAACCGTCATCGTCGGTGCGCGTGAAGACGGCCAGCGGCCGGCCGGCCGGCGCGAGGCCGATCTTGGCGAGGTCGGCCTCGATCCGCGCGAAGGCCTGTTTGAGGTTCGGCACCGCCTCTTCCCACTTGGTCTTGCCGGACAGGATCGCGGCCGGCTTGGCGGGAAGCGTGACCTCGTCGACGTCGCCGGGTTCGCCGGCCTTCTCGAGGAGCGTCGGCCGCGCGGGCGTTCCCACTGCGGACTGGCCCGCGGGCGGGGGCGCCACCGATTGCTGGGGCGCCGGGGCCGGGCTCTTGCCCGGATCGGGCACCGGGTTCGGTGCCGTCGTCGTCGGCAGCGGATTCGTCTGGGCCGGCGCGGGCGCCGTGGATGGCGGCGGTGCGGGCTGTTGTTGGGCGGCGATCGGGCCGCCGGATGCGAGCATGAGAGCGGCCGAGACGGCGACGAGCGGACGAAGGCGGATCACGGGGGCGCTCCGGTCGAGGCCAGCGGATGATCGCGCGGGCTCCCGCCACATAACCTAATGGCGAACGGGACGGCCCGCGAGACCGCCGCGGACGAGAGCTGCGGGTGCGGCGCATCTGCCACGCTGCGCGTTCCTCTCGCGCTCGGGGGCCGCGTTTGCCATATAGCCCAGACTTCCCTCTCGCCGCGGGACCGCATGAGCGCACTCGCCCACAGACGCTTCCTGAAGATGCACGGCGCCGGCAACGCGATCGTGGTGCTGGACCTGCGCGGTTCCTCCGTGATGGTGCAGCCCGAGGAGGCACGGGCGATCGCGCAGGATCCGGGGTCGAGCTTCGACCAGCTGATGGTGCTGCACGATCCCGTGAGCCGCGGCACCGATGCATTCATGCGGATCTACAACACCGACGGCTCGGAGTCGGGCGCCTGCGGCAACGGCACGCGCTGCGTCGCCTTTGCGATGCTCGACGATCCGGCCATGGCCCGGCCGGCCGAGGGCGGGCGGCTCACCCTGGAGACGGCGGCTGGTCTTCTCGGCGTGCGGCGCGTCTCGGAGCGGGCCTTTACGGTCGATATGGGTCGGCCCCGGCTCGCCTGGGACGAGATTCCGCTGTCTGAGCCGTTCCCCGACACGCGCCGGGTCGAGCTGCAGATCGGTCCGATCGACGATCCCGTCCTGCACTCGCCGGGCGTCGTGAACATGGGCAATCCGCACGCGGTGTTCTTCGTGGAGCAGGACCCGGACGCCTTCGACCTCGCGCGAATCGGCCCGATGCTGGAGAACCATCCGCTCTTTCCGGAGCGCGCCAACATCTCGGTGGCGCAGGTGACGGGCCGGGAGACCATCAAGCTCCGGGTCTGGGAGCGCGGCGCCGGGTTGACGCTCGCCTGCGGCACGGCCGCCTGCGCGACCGTGGTGGCCGCCGCGCGGCTGCGGATGATCGGCCGGCAGGCGCATGTCGCGCTGCCCGGCGGCGAGCTGTTCGTCGAATGGCGGGCCGACGACCACGTTCTGATGACCGGCCCGGTCGCGCTCGTCGCCGAGGGGACCCTGGCGCCGGAGCTGTTCGACAGCGCGGCCTGATGGCGATC from Methylobacterium sp. PvR107 encodes:
- a CDS encoding GyrI-like domain-containing protein produces the protein MIRLRPLVAVSAALMLASGGPIAAQQQPAPPPSTAPAPAQTNPLPTTTAPNPVPDPGKSPAPAPQQSVAPPPAGQSAVGTPARPTLLEKAGEPGDVDEVTLPAKPAAILSGKTKWEEAVPNLKQAFARIEADLAKIGLAPAGRPLAVFTRTDDDGFEFEAMMPVASAPNPAPAETDGLRFGTTPSGKALRFAHKGSYESIDSTYETLTAYLDAKDIVVQDRFVEEYATDLKDGTDDNLDVNIYALVK
- the dapF gene encoding diaminopimelate epimerase encodes the protein MSALAHRRFLKMHGAGNAIVVLDLRGSSVMVQPEEARAIAQDPGSSFDQLMVLHDPVSRGTDAFMRIYNTDGSESGACGNGTRCVAFAMLDDPAMARPAEGGRLTLETAAGLLGVRRVSERAFTVDMGRPRLAWDEIPLSEPFPDTRRVELQIGPIDDPVLHSPGVVNMGNPHAVFFVEQDPDAFDLARIGPMLENHPLFPERANISVAQVTGRETIKLRVWERGAGLTLACGTAACATVVAAARLRMIGRQAHVALPGGELFVEWRADDHVLMTGPVALVAEGTLAPELFDSAA